AAAACCTCGCCAACATTCCTCATCTGGCCCTTAGGTTTTTTCAACTTTGCTTTGATTATGAGCTGCATCTCTTCCTGGATAAATCTCAGTTTTCTGCATGTGACAGAAATCTCGACTCAGCAGTCAAAAGAAAATGCGTTTGGGCTGAAAGATTTAATCCTGAATAATCGTAAGCGTATGAAACGTGTGGCCATCATCACACCGATTTGTCTGCTGATTGATTTGCTTCTCTACGCTGGTCTGATTTATTATTTTTTGGCTTTGTTCGGTAAATAGACGCGAAATTGCCTTTCTCATATCGCCAATTTTGCTGGATAGATTTCAATCGTTATAATAGGACTAGTTACTTATTAAATGTTAGGAGATCATGACGATGGCAATTTTAACCGAAGCAATGAAAGAGATGGTCAAAAATCAGTTTTGTTTCTTAGCTACAGCTGATGCACAAGGAAATCCACAGGTAGGGCCAAAGGGGTCGATGCACGTCTTAGACGATAGCCACCTGATTTATTTTGAGCATACCTTCCGGCAGGCTTTTGATAATTTGACCTTAAACGGCCGCGCGGCTGTCGCTGTCGCTGACCGTCCAGCACAAAAAGGTTTTCGTTTCGAAGGAACGGCTCATATCCACGAAGGCGATGACTACGCTAACAGCATCCTATCGAAGACAAAAATATTTGAACGTTTTCCACGTGCAGCTGTTGTTGTGATTGATGTCGAGCGCATCTACAAGCTAGACAACACCTTGGAAGCCGGTATCCAGATCGCCTGATTGAAAAAGAGTAAAGAAAAACCGCCATTTGGCGGTTTTTATTATGGCTTAAAATCAATCTTTAATTTCTTGTTTGAAAATACCCATGATAAAGCTGTCATGGTACTGCCCGTTAGCAAAGAAATGTTTGCGCAGCCTGCCTTCTTCGACAAAACCGAGCTTTTTGTAAACATGCAGGCCACGGGCATTATCAACATCAACGAATAAATAGACTTTGAACATGTTGATCATATTGAAGGCATAATCCAAACCCTTTCTCATTGCGACGGTTGCCAGCCCTCTGCCGCGAAAAGACCGGTCAATGATAATCTGAATTTCAGTCGTCCGATGCAGAAAATCAATGTCGACTAATTCAAGAATGCCAGCGAACTCGTCATCGACATCAACGACAAAACGCCTTTCGCGCTCATCGTGAATATGTTTGTCATACAAAGTGGTTAATTCATCCAAAGATTCATAAGGCTCTTCGAACCAAAAAGCCATCGTAGCTCTTTCATTATCCAGCTGATGAATAAAGCCTAAGTCTTTTCGTTCCAGCGGCCGTAATTTGGTGACCATACTATCTCCCTTTAACGTTTATAAACATATTCTAAGCATAATTTGCCTGATAAAACGAGCCATTCCCCTTTAACTGCTTTTCTTCTGCCCGATCGTGACCGACGTCCCTTGATCAATTGTGGAATCGACATGTACAGTCAACGATAGGCGGTCAGCCACTTCTTTCACCAAAAAGAAGCCAAGTCCAGTTGCTTTTTGAAAACGGCGGCCGTTATAACCTGTAAAACCATGATCGAACAAACGCGGCAGATCCTCTTTTAAAATACCGATCCCTGTATCCTTGATTTGAATTCCATCCGGCCTTATCGTGATCACAACACCACCGCGTTTCGTATATTTAACGCTATTACTGATAATCTGTTCCAACACTAAAGCCAGCCATTTTTCATCAGTCGTCCATACAGCATCCCCATCAATTTGGACACGCAGATTCTTTCTAATAAACACGGGTGCAAATTTACGTACCACGCTCTGTACCAAGACTTTTAACGGGACCTTAGTAAAACGGTAATCTGTCTGCTGATGGTTCAAGCGCAGATGGTTCAACAATAAATCCAAATAATTTTCTAATTGAAAAGTCTGCTCTTTGACATCATCGGTTGTGAAATCGCCCGTCTGCCCCATCAAATCCAGCACAGACAACGGCACTTTCATTTGGTGGCTCCAGATACTGACAACATCGGTTAGCTCCTCATCAAATTGTTTGACACGCGCAAGCTTGTTTTCGTAATAATTTTTTTGTTCATTCAGAAGCTGCAGCATATCCGCTTCAGCCGACGACTCAGCTTTCAAATCAACTTCCGGCACCAGTTGGTGCATTCTTTCTGCGTGCCGGCGACGAAATTGGCAGTAACGATAAAGTGTAAACACAATTAGAACGGTCATGCCGAACAGCAAGGCTGACCAAAGTATCTCAAGCGGCACATGGCGCAGATAAAATGTCACACACATGACCGCTATAAAAGCCAGGATACTGGAAAATACCAAACGGTTTTCACGCCAAAACATAGCCAACTCCGCGAACTGTTCCGATGTAATCAAAACCAATTGTCAGCAGTTTCTTGCGCATACGGGCAATATTAACCTGCAAAGTATTAGCGTCAACATATTCATCAGATTCCCACAGTTTTTCCAGGAGCGTTTCCTTGGTCACAGTTCGATTAGGATGTTCAAACAAAGTGCGCAATAATTTGCTTTCAGTCGGTGTCAGCTCAACGCGGTCACTGCCCTTTTTGAGTTCTGACCCTGCCAGCACGAACTCTTGAAAAGTCAGCTGCGTTTGTGAAAATTGATAAGTCCGCCGAAGCAGTGCATTGATTTTTGCCTGCAGTAAGTCAATCGAAAAGGGCTTGGTCACATAACCATCAGCACCCATATTCATGGCCATGACTTGATTCATTTCATCGTCTGCCGAGCTGAGAAACAGAATCGGCGTCGTTGCCTGTTTACGGATTTCCGCGGTCCAATAAAAACCGTTAAAATACGGCAGCTTGATATCCATCAAAATCAGGTCAGGCCCCGCGGCAGCAATTTCCTGGGCAACACTGCGAAAATCCTGCACGGAAAGCACCTGATAATCGTTAAAAGCAGCCTTGATCTGTTTGACGATTGCTGCATCATCTTCCACGACGAATACGATAGCCATTATTGTTCTCCCCTGTGTGTTGAATATATTTATTCTAATGATTTTCAGCTGATCGGACAAATAAAAAAGCTAGGCCGAATACGGGATAGCTTTTAAGATCACCTCTCAACAAGCCGGTAATAAACTCTGCTCGTCTGTTTGAAAATCAGATAATAGACGATCGCCACGATCGCAATTGTGGCAATGCTCGTCCCCAACAACAGGCCTAATTGAGTTGTGCCGAAGAGACTGATTAATTTTTGGATCATCACAAAGGCAAAAGCAAAGTGGCAGACAGCGACAACAATCGGCATAAAGAAGACAAGCAGAACTTGTGATCGAATCGTCTGACGGACTTCTTGTTTGCTTAGACCGACCTCCTGAAGAATTTCAAAACTCCGTTTGTCTTGCTCTCCTTCGGAAATCTGCTTGTAGTAAATGATCAGAGCAGTACCCAAAATGAAAGTGAAGCCAAGAATCAAACCGATAAAGAGAAAACCACCGGCAAAAGACATAAACTGCTGATGCATCTGATCATAACGCATCATGCTTGGAGGTATACCCATGCCGCTTTCCAGCTGCGATTGATCAGAAATCTTACGGATCGGCTTGTCACTGCCATTCAGACGATAGTTTGATAGTGCCTCGTCCAATTTGCTTGCGTTTTTTGCAGATAAATCCGTGCTGATCGTACTTTGGAAATGCAAATCCGAAGTCATGCCGCCTCCGTTTTTTCCGGCTTGGTCTAAGATTGGCTGGACTTGTTTTTCAGAATTGACAATTAAAATCAGCCAATTAGAAGCCGTCATACTGATAGTCGGAAAATTGCGCATACTGCTGATTTTTCCTTTGATATTAAAACGATGCTGCCAGAAAGTAATCTGTTTGGCGTCAAAATTGCCAATCAGCGGAAACACAATTGCCTGATTATTGGATAACTGGACCTTCTTGCCAGTTAACTTCGTATACATATCAGCCGTCATGAAATTGATTGCAGTCAAAGTCGTAAAACGTTGGGTGGCCTCAAATTTTCCTTGCTTCACGGTTCCGTACAAACCGTCCGACATATTGTAGCCAATACTGTTTTTCAACGGAATATTATTTTCCTTGGCAGCTTGCTGGATTAAAGACTGGCTCTTAGGCAAGGTCGTATTGAAATTAATCATTGTGTTTCGAATAAAATAGCCGTGCAGAAAACCATTAATACTTGTGTATAAGCCAATTGTCGTCGCCAAAGTGACAAAAGTCATCGTGACTAAAATCGTAATATTAGCCAGTCCGGCGGCGTTTTGCTTCATGCGATAAAGCATGCTGGAAACGGTAATAAAATGTTTCGGCTGATAATAATACTTTTTGTTTTTCTTGCGCCGCTTTAATAGCCAAATCGTAAAACTCATATAGAACAAGAAAGTACCAGCAATCACAAATAGAACTGCTATAAAAAATTTGAACAACGCGTCCAGCGGCGAGGCAACTGTAACAGCCATATAATAACCGATCGCCAAAAAGATAATGCCTAAGCATGCCAGGATGACACGTGCCTTGGGTTCTTTTTCCCCCCGGTTCTCATTCTTCAGCAGCTCCAAGCTTGACTGTCTTTTAATCGTCAAGATGCTGATCATCATGAGCAGCAGATAAATAAAAATAAATGCGACCGCCACAACTATGATCGCTGTCGGACTCCACTGCAGATTAAAGTAATTGGTACCCAGCATATTTACCAAAATCAGATACAGGAATTTAGCCAAAATAACGCCAAGAATGCTGCCGATAATAGCAGTGGCAATCAGCATCATGAAAAGTTCCAAAACGGCGATGCGGATAATCTGCTGTTTTTTCAAGCCCAAAATATTGTAAAGACCGAATTCCTTTGTGCGCCGTTTCAATAAGAAACGATAACTGTAAATCATGAAAATCGTAGCGAAAATCAGCAGAACAATCAGTCCTAAAGCAAGCATCATTGCGGCATTCGGTGCACCTGGTACTTTTCTCAAACTGGGACTGAACAAAATACTGGCAATTGTCAGATTCATGACAAACATGACTATACTCGAAAGGCCGAAAGGTAAAAAAGTACTCAGCGATTGACGAATATTGCGGCTAGCAAGTTTTAAATAAAACATTTACTGCACCTCGGTTCCGAGAATATTTGTCATCGTCAGACTGATTTCCTGCATGAAGGCAGGCACTTCCCGATCAGCACGGTAGAGTTGATGAAAAATACGGCCGTCTTTAATGAATAAGACGCGTTTGGCATGTGCGGCTGCCATCGCCGAGTGTGTCACCATTAAAATGGTCTGGCCAGCCTGATTAATTGATTCCAGCAGCGATAGTAGTGCTTCGCTGTTTTTAAAGTCCAACGCCGCAGTCGGTTCGTCAGCTAGGACGAGTTCCGGTTGTGTGATTAAAGCACGTGCAATTGCCACGCGTTGTTTTTGGCCACCGGATAATTCAAAGGGCTGCTTATTTAATAGGTCGGCGATATTTAATTTTGGCGCCAGCTGTGCCAGGCGCTGCTCCATTATGGCAGTTTTCTGTCTGCCTAAAACCAGCGGCAGAAAAATATTATCGCGTACAGACAAGGTATCCAGCAAATTAAAATCCTGAAAAATAAAGCCTAAGTGTTCGCGCCGATAGACAGCTAACTGGTTTTCTTTGATTTTTGTAATGTCCTGATCGTTTAGAATCACAGAACCTGAGGTTGGTTTTTCCAAAGTTGCTAGTATGTTCAGCAGTGTCGTTTTCCCAGATCCGCTCTCGCCCATGATGGCAATATATTCACCTTTGTCAACGCCAAAGGCCACGTCTTGTAACGCAGTCGTCTTCTCTTTGCTAAAACGCGTCTGAAAAATTTTCTGTAAATGATTTACTTGCAGCAGCATATTTTTAATTCCCCTTATCGCTTAGTTGCCAATAAAACGAGTATACAAGGCTGGTTGACGGCTGCTCTGACATTTTTGCGGGAGAATCTGACAATTTCGTCAGCTAAGCGAGCGACTAGTTGCGAAAGCTCTTAAAAATGCGATGCTTTATGATCAGCAAGATGCCAAAAGCGGTAAGCAGCCAGGCAAAACTAGCAAGTAGGATAGAAAAGTTTTGCAGAGGCGTTTTCTCATAAGCGAGCAGATAGGTACCCTGGCCTTTGGGAATTCTGGCAGCTGCATAGCCTTGATGCGAGAACACCTTAGCCCTTTGTCCGCTGCTAAGCGTCACACGATAACCGTAATAATAATATTTAGGGAAAATAACGGTCGTTGCTTTCGGAAAATGATATGACTGATAGATTGTGTCCCCCATCTCGGTGGGTATGATGATTGTTTTACCAGCAGTGATTTGTCTGGTCTGAAAATGTTTTGGCGGTTTATCATAATTAATCCCATTTGGTACGAACTCTTCGCCGCCGCCGATAATTTCATTGCCATAACTGGAGAACTGCTGATCAGTTGTCGCGTGTATGCCCATATTCTGAAAATTTGTTAAAGTTCTAAAATTAAATGTCATAGTCAACAGGACTGATAAGACCATCAATCCGACTTGATACTTTGTTTTACCGACTAGCATCGTCAGCAGAATCACTGCAAATAAAGTTGCAAAAGTTAGGAGACGCCATTCGAATTGGATCTTGGCAAGCGGCGTCTTATCGGCAAACGACCAAAATAACAAGTTACTGGATAAGACGAAAAAAGATGATGCAATTAAGAATAATTGACGAGTTTTGGCAGCCATCCTTCCAAAACGCAGCCCAGCATAAATTAGCGTAATGACCAGAATCGGCCCAATATTAGGGGCCAAATTTTGCCAAACGCCAGCATTGTTTGAAAAAGAATTGCTTATTAGCGAGCCCAATAAATAAGTCAGGCCTTGAGGAGCCATGCGATCTTCACCCATAAAGCGGTAACTACCATGTATCATCTGCTCTAGGATCGGCAGAATAACAGATGCTGACAAGATAACTGCCAGCGAATAAGCAGCCGTTTGCCGATATAAAAAACGCAGTGAATATTTTCTTTGAATCAGCAGCAGCAGATTAAAAATAATCACGATACCCACAATCATGTAGACGGATAAAAAATGGATGTTGGCAATAGTACCAAGCGCAATTCCTGTGATAAGAACACCATATTTTTGATTCGTGACGAGTCGGTAAAAGCCTAAAAAGAACAGCGGCACAAAGGAATAGACCATCGCTTCACCGAGTGCGCCGCGGACAAATAAATCAATCGCATAATAGCTGCTCGTCGTGTATAACACTGCCGCAAATAGTGCCTGCTGCCGTTTTTTAAAGAAGCTTAGCCCGCAATAATAACTAATCACTGCCGTCGCAATCACGTAAACAAGAAGCAGCCCATAGTATGAGGCAATGAATCCAAAGCCGAAATAGTAAAAAATAACAAAGGGCAGCGTCCACAAAGATGGATAAAACAAATCAGCTGCGTAGCCGTATCCTCTCGCCATCGTATCGAAGACCATGGGATGAAAATCAAAATGGGTCGCGACTGCTTGATAAAACATAAGCAGCCGATTCTTATGGAATAGAAAATCGTCCTGGTTATAGATTTGGCGGGCAAACAAATAAGGCAGCAGGACCGATACAGCCACAGCCACCAAAATCAAAATATCATGCCGGCGGCAGACAAAAGTTCTGATTTTTGCCATTACTCAATACTATAAGTCCTCAACACCACTAATGTCCTACAATGGGCTCCAATTGATTACTAATGTTGTATTTAAATCCTGCTGGCGCGTTGAAAATACTTCATCGTTATCAACATAGGCCGTATTTAAAGCGAACATTTTTGAGTCGCGGCAAAACTTCGAACACCTATATACACCTATATATCAGCCTTTATGTACAAAAAAGGCTTCATACCAACAACTGGTACAAAGCCTATTAGTAGCTCGATCGGGAATCGAACCCGAGATTTCGCCGTGAAAGGGCGACGTCTTAGCCGCTTGACCATCGAGCCAAATGGTCAGTGTCGCAATGAAGCAACGTAAATATAGTACGGGAAAACGAGCCGAAGGTCAAGCCTTTTCTGAATTTTCTTTGACGGCAACTAAAAGAATCAGTCCCAGCAGGAATAAAATAACCATACTGAAGGCCCCAATTTGCACATGCCCAGACAACTGAGCTGCCACGCCAAAGAGAAATGGGCCGATAATCGCGGAAAATTTTCCAAAAATATTGAAAAAACCAAAAAACTCTGAAGCATGTTCTTTGGGCAGCAGTTTACCAAAATAGGAACGGCTCAAAGCCTGAATACCGCCTTGAGAAGTGCCCACCAGTACCGCTAAAATCCAAAATTCCAAAGCAGAATTAATAAATAAAGCGTAGCAGACAATCAATAAGTAGACGCAGACGCCAACAATCAGCATACGTTTTGTCCCCACCCTTTTGCCTAAATAACCATATAGAATCGAGAATGGAAATGCCAGAAGCTGGACGACCAGTAAAACAATCAATAACTGCGATGCTTGAATCCCAACCGCTAAACCAAAGGGCGAAGCGACCGTAAAAATTGTGTTGACACCATCAATATAGAAAAAATAAGCCAGCAGGAAGATGGCCAGCTGCCGATACTCTTTTTCTTTGAAATGCTTGATGGTTCCTGAAATTTCTGCAATAGCCGAGCGCAAGGCGTGTTGAGGCAGCGGTAGACTGCTTCTTTGCTTGACATTCCGCCAAAATGGCAGTGTCCAGACCAGCCACCAGATTGCAGCAATCAAAAAAGCCGCATAATAGGCTCTATTGCCCTTTAAAATCCCGCTGACTACCATGCCATAAAAAACTGAAAAAGGCACAAGGCCGCCCATATATCCCCAGCCATAGCCAGCCGAGCTCACCTTATCCATGCGATCATTGCTCGTGACATCAATTAAGTACGAATCATAAAAAATATTGCCGGCTGAATAACCGATATTAGCAATCACGAAAATTCCCAGCAGCAGCCAGAAATGCCGATCCCCCGCCAGAACCAGCGCAGCTGTGGCCGCGATACCAATGATTGTAAAACTGCTGAATAATTTGCGTTTCATGCCCGCAAAATCTGCCAAAGCCCCCAGAAAAGGTGCCGAAAAAGCAACCAATAATGTTGAGAAGGAATTTGCATATGACCAAAAGGCCGCTGAAGATGCTTGCGAATAGCCGCTGTTTTGGCCGACCGACATCAAAAATATCGGCAGGACGGCCGTGACAACGATAATCCCAAAACTGGAATTAGCCCAATCATATAAAATCCAGGACCATTCACTTTTATTTAAGTGTCTGTTTTGGACTGCTGAATCCTGCTTATTTGAAGACGTCATCGATTGTTCTGCCATCAATTGCCTCCTTGAACTTGAGCCCGAGTATATGGGCAAATGTCGGCGCCTCATCAATCAGACGCGCTTGTTTGACGGTATGTCCCTTTTTAATGCCAGGCCCGGATAAAATCAGTGTTGTCTGATAATCTCTTTTCGTCGGCAAAAAACCATGAACAGCCCGATAACGATCTGTGTGGCCCATCATGTCGGGAGTCACCTCTTCAATCAAACTACCCACAGCTGCTTCATCTGTAAAATAATAGCCCGCTTTGGCTTCAACCATTAAATCAGCATTGGCATCAGCGCCCATTTTGACCAATTCATCATGTGTATAGACTTTTTCAACACCCTCACCGGCATGATCTTTAATCAAATGTGCGATTCCGGCGGCCTTTTTTGAATCTTTCAGATAGATATATGTCGACCCGTCTGTTGTCTTAGCCAGCACCTGCCAGTCTGTAATAATACCTTTATCGCTGTCATAATCCAGCCAAGAATTTTGTTTGAACAAATAATTCAAATGGATCATACGGCTGACATTAATTTGATAGTGGTCGCCTAGGACAACAATATTTGTCTGGTCAAAGCGGCCGTCTTCTTTGAGTGCATCGATCATCAAACCAAGATGCGTATCCAAGCGTGATAAGGCTGCCAATGCTTCCGGTGATTCAACGCCATAATGGTGACGCATCGAGTCCAAATCTACCAAATGAATCAGGGTAAGATTCGGAAATTTGTGCCTTAGTGTCCAGACAGCTGATGCCGTGACAAAATCATCCAATTGCGGTTGTGAAATACCATTGCGCATTTTGCCAAACAGCGAATTCATGTGGATCGTAAAAAAAGGTGAACTAGCTCGAAAAGACTGCGTATATTGGTTCTGCCAAATTCGATTAGGAAAGATTTCAGCAATATTATATTTAATTGCTGGGCTGCCAGCTGTGACAGGCCACAAAAAAGCTGCCACAGTCATATTATTTTCATGAGCCAATTGATACAGTGTCGGTTTTTTAATATACTTGGCCCACCAGTACCAATCAGGCGAAAGCCCGCGGGATAATTGTGTCAGCGTGTTATTCACAATGCCATGCCGGCTGGGATAATCACCCGTCACAATTGTCGTATGGCTCGGATAAGTCAGTGTCGGATAGATACCAAATACTTTCTCAACATGTGTCCCACTGTCAATTAGGGCTTTTAAATTAGGCATCAAATTCAGATGGTTCTTTGTATCCAGTTCTCCCAAAGCGTCAAAAGAAACTACCAGTAAGTGTTTCTGATCATTTAGCATAGTCATATTCTAAAACAGGACGAAAAAAAATGCTTCAATTGACGAAGCATTTCACATTATTTAATACCAGCCGTAAATACGATGGTGCTCAGCTGCAGCTTCCCAAGATCCGTAACGGGCAGCAACGTAACGATCTGCTGCCGAACCTGAATAGCCGCCATAACTGGCTGCAGCCTGTGAACCCATTTGGAACAATCCTTGGTATTGGCCATTAGCCGCATTAGGGTTGCCGCCAGACTCGATAGATTTAATCCACTCTTTAGAGGCATTACCCGTAACGCCATAGCTGCCGCTTGATGCAGCAGAATTGACCTGATAGCTGGTTGGTCGAACTTGGGCGGCACGTTGATCAGCTGCTCTCTGGTCAGCAGCACGTTGTGCTTCTGCCTTTGCTTCAGCTGCTTGTTTAGCCTCTTCAGCTTTTTTCTGTTCAGCTGCTTTCTTCGCTGCTTCTTGTGCAGCTATTTTTTTATCGGCCTCAGCTCTAATGGCAAATTGATCGTTAATCGAATTTTGCTCGACAACATGAGCTGAAGATAAGCTATTTATTTGTTTTTGGAATTTGCTCTGACCATTTAAAACTCCCTGTGCAGTGGTTATTGTTGAAGCTTGAAAATGCCCAGACATGACAACTGCTGCTAAGATCATCGATCTGGCAACAGTATTTACAGTTATCTGTTTCATTGCAAGAATAATGTTCTCGCCTGAAAATTACTACAAAATATCATTTAGATTGTCATTTTGTAACAGAGGTTTTTAGTTGTATATAGCAATAAGCCTTAAATATGGGATAAACTTTTGTAATATTTGGACTTACGACTATTTTTCACTTTAACTTTTTTTAATAAGTTGAGAAAAACGGTGAATTCTCACCCACTTGTAATATACAAATTTATAAAAAAGCGGCAAAAATATGTTTTTTTCTTCAAAAAAACGGGTCTTTTTTTAACTAAAAAAACACGATTTTCGTCCTTTAGTCCTTCGCTCAATATGGATGTAGCAATGTCAGTATGTAAAAGCATACAATTAAGAATTATGCATGCACATTTTTATGCCATTGTTAATCAGCATGCCGGTAATTATCGGGGTTATAAAATCTGGCAGCAGATTCAGGAATACATGATCCAAAAAGACGTTCGTCTGTCCGTCCTGCTTTCTGCTTATCCAGGCGCACCCGAGGATCTGGCTTACGATTTAGCCAGCAGTCTGCCGGACAAAGAATCTGATGTCGTCGTCTTGGCTTTTGGCGGGGACGGCACATTGCATGAAGTTCTGAATGGTTTGATTGAGGCTAAACGCCATTTTCCCTTGCCGCTGGCATATATTCCTGCAGGTTCTGGCAACGACTTTGCCCGTGGTGCTGGGCTTAAATCAGCAAGTCATTGGAAACAAGGCCTTTTGGATCTCTTGCAGACAACACATGCTCAAGTGATTAATATCGGCAGTTATCAGCTTCAGGAAAACCAGCCTAGGCGTTTTTTTATGAACAGTTTTGGTATCGGTTTTGATGGTTCGGTTTTAAAAAGAGCCAATCAGTCGTCCTACAAAAATCTACTGAATCATGTTGGCCTAGGTGCGATTAGCTATTTAATTGCGGCTGTATTTACCATTTTTCAAACAAAGGGTTTCCCAGCCAAAATCCACGGACTGGACTTAACAAAAAGCTATGCTAAAGCCTATCTGATGATTGTCACTAATCATCCCTACTTTGGCGGCGGCATTAAAGTGGCTCCAGACGCAAAACTGCATGAAAGTAATCTCAAATTTGTATTGTTTCAAAGACATCATCTGGGCCAAATTATTTTCGATATGCTGGCAATCATTTTCGGCGGTTTTCAATATCATATGAAGGCTGTTGATAATACTCTGCTCACACACGATTTCACGATTGAAGTCAACAGCGGGCAAACGGCACAAGTAGACGGCAAATCAATCGATCAAGAAAATTATCGAGTTCATTTTTCCAAAAGCAGCTACCCTTTCTGGCTTCCGGAGACAATCAATAAAAAGCGTTGACAGTTTTCTGCCAACGCTTTTAATAAGTGTTTAAAATTCTTCATACTCAGCTGGATCCTGATCATTGTTTCGGCCATTGGGTTTTGTCAGGCTATTAATCATGGCCATATCACCATCCGAAATCACAAAGTCGAACAGATCCATGTTGCCGGCCTGGCGAGTTGGTGATGATGCCTTAGGAATCGGCAAGGTTCCCAACTGGACTTCCCAACGGAGAATTAGCTGACCGACATTTTTATTGTATTTAGCTGCTAATTTGATGAGCGTATCGTTTTTCAGCATTTGGCTGGCACGTCCCAATGGACTCCAATCTTCAGTCAAAATATTGTGCTTTGCGTCATAATCACGCTGTGCTTGCTGATTGAAGTACGGATGCAGCTCTATTTGGTTGATCACAGGCATAACACCTGTCTCTTTTTCCAACTTGTCCAAATGTTCAGGCAGAAAATTGCAGACCCCAATAGAACGGATCAGGCCAAATTTCTGTGCTTGAATCAGTGCCTGCCAGGCTTCAACATATTGGCCGCGTTTAGGGTTGGGCCAATGCAGCAGATAGAGATCGTAATAATCCAGTCCTGCTCGATAAAGCGATTCCTGAATGGTGCTGATTGCATCCTGAAAACCGTAGTGCCTGCCCGGTAATTTAGAAGTAATAATCAAATCGGAACGATTAACGCCAGCGCGTTTGACAGCTCGGCCTAAAGCGCCCTCATTTTCGTAATTAAAAGCAGAATCCAGCAAACGGTATCCAGTCTGAATGCCGGAAACAATCGTATTAACACCTTGCGCACCATTCAACAGATAGGTACCAAAACCAACTTTCGGCAAACGCAATCCGTCACTTAATACATAATTTTCCATGAATTTAATGCCTCCATGGTACATATTTTAGTTGAAGGATCACGCAATTGACAAAAATCACA
The Oenococcus kitaharae DSM 17330 DNA segment above includes these coding regions:
- a CDS encoding aldo/keto reductase; protein product: MENYVLSDGLRLPKVGFGTYLLNGAQGVNTIVSGIQTGYRLLDSAFNYENEGALGRAVKRAGVNRSDLIITSKLPGRHYGFQDAISTIQESLYRAGLDYYDLYLLHWPNPKRGQYVEAWQALIQAQKFGLIRSIGVCNFLPEHLDKLEKETGVMPVINQIELHPYFNQQAQRDYDAKHNILTEDWSPLGRASQMLKNDTLIKLAAKYNKNVGQLILRWEVQLGTLPIPKASSPTRQAGNMDLFDFVISDGDMAMINSLTKPNGRNNDQDPAEYEEF
- a CDS encoding diacylglycerol/lipid kinase family protein, whose product is MSVCKSIQLRIMHAHFYAIVNQHAGNYRGYKIWQQIQEYMIQKDVRLSVLLSAYPGAPEDLAYDLASSLPDKESDVVVLAFGGDGTLHEVLNGLIEAKRHFPLPLAYIPAGSGNDFARGAGLKSASHWKQGLLDLLQTTHAQVINIGSYQLQENQPRRFFMNSFGIGFDGSVLKRANQSSYKNLLNHVGLGAISYLIAAVFTIFQTKGFPAKIHGLDLTKSYAKAYLMIVTNHPYFGGGIKVAPDAKLHESNLKFVLFQRHHLGQIIFDMLAIIFGGFQYHMKAVDNTLLTHDFTIEVNSGQTAQVDGKSIDQENYRVHFSKSSYPFWLPETINKKR
- a CDS encoding alkaline phosphatase family protein, with the protein product MLNDQKHLLVVSFDALGELDTKNHLNLMPNLKALIDSGTHVEKVFGIYPTLTYPSHTTIVTGDYPSRHGIVNNTLTQLSRGLSPDWYWWAKYIKKPTLYQLAHENNMTVAAFLWPVTAGSPAIKYNIAEIFPNRIWQNQYTQSFRASSPFFTIHMNSLFGKMRNGISQPQLDDFVTASAVWTLRHKFPNLTLIHLVDLDSMRHHYGVESPEALAALSRLDTHLGLMIDALKEDGRFDQTNIVVLGDHYQINVSRMIHLNYLFKQNSWLDYDSDKGIITDWQVLAKTTDGSTYIYLKDSKKAAGIAHLIKDHAGEGVEKVYTHDELVKMGADANADLMVEAKAGYYFTDEAAVGSLIEEVTPDMMGHTDRYRAVHGFLPTKRDYQTTLILSGPGIKKGHTVKQARLIDEAPTFAHILGLKFKEAIDGRTIDDVFK